One Aegilops tauschii subsp. strangulata cultivar AL8/78 chromosome 7, Aet v6.0, whole genome shotgun sequence genomic window carries:
- the LOC109760644 gene encoding probable 2-oxoglutarate-dependent dioxygenase SLC1: MAIVGLSNAGDRLPGKRAVGDDDEAAAADYRLKGVRHLSDAGITRLPGRYVLPASDRPGRSVSAGTRVKLPVVDLGRLRVPSERAAVLKTLEAACREFGFFQVVNHGVDVDGAAARMLDVAERFFELPFQERARYMSADVRAPVRYGTSFNQANDAVLCWRDFLKLSCAPPLRDVVPSWPDSPADLREVAAEYAAANRRVFVEVVEAALEAMGVGGGDGVMEELATAGSHMMTVNCYPACPQPELTLGMPPHSDYGFLTLVLQDEVEGLQVMHGGEWLTVDPVPGSFVVNVGDHFEIYSNGRYKSVLHRVGVNSTRPRISVASFHSVGAERVVGPAAELLDQGRGGEPRRYMDTDFATFLAYLASAEGKHKTFLQSRRLAFG; this comes from the exons ATGGCGATAGTGGGCTTGTCAAATGCCGGCGACCGCCTGCCTGGCAAGAGAGCGGTCGGCGACGACGATGAAGCTGCCGCAGCCGACTACCGCCTCAAAGGCGTGAGGCACCTCTCCGACGCCGGCATTACGAGGCTTCCAGGCAGGTACGTCCTGCCGGCCTCGGATCGCCCTGGCCGGAGCGTCAGCGCGGGCACGAGGGTGAAGCTCCCCGTCGTGGACCTCGGGCGCCTCCGCGTGCCCTCAGAGCGAGCCGCCGTGTTGAAAACTCTCGAGGCCGCGTGCCGGGAGTTCGGCTTCTTCCAGGTGGTGAACCACGGCGTGGACGTCGATGGGGCGGCCGCCAGGATGCTTGACGTGGCGGAGCGGTTCTTCGAGCTTCCCTTCCAGGAGCGCGCGCGTTACATGTCCGCTGATGTCCGCGCGCCCGTTCGGTACGGTACGAGCTTCAACCAGGCCAACGACGCCGTCCTCTGCTGGCGCGACTTCCTCAAGCTCTCCTGCGCACCGCCGCTGCGGGACGTGGTGCCGTCGTGGCCCGACTCGCCGGCGGACCTCAGGGAGGTGGCGGCTGAGTACGCCGCGGCGAACCGGCGGGTGTTCGTTGAGGTCGTGGAGGCGGCGCTGGAGGCCATGGGTGTCGGAGGGGGTGACGGCGTGATGGAGGAGCTGGCCACGGCTGGGTCGCACATGATGACGGTGAACTGCTATCCGGCGTGCCCGCAGCCAGAGCTGACGCTGGGGATGCCGCCACACTCCGACTACGGCTTCCTGACGCTGGTGCTCCAGGACGAGGTGGAGGGCCTCCAGGTTATGCATGGCGGCGAATGGCTCACCGTCGACCCCGTCCCTGGTTCCTTCGTCGTCAACGTCGGCGACCACTTCgag ATATACAGCAACGGCCGGTATAAGAGCGTGCTGCACCGGGTGGGCGTGAACTCGACGCGCCCGCGTATCTCGGTGGCGTCGTTCCATAGCGTGGGGGCGGAGCGGGTGGTCGGGCCGGCGGCGGAGCTCCTCGACCAGGGCCGCGGCGGGGAACCACGGCGGTATATGGACACCGACTTCGCCACCTTCCTGGCTTACCTCGCCTCTGCCGAGGGCAAGCACAAGACCTTCCTCCAGTCAAGGAGGCTCGCCTTCGGCTGA
- the LOC141027094 gene encoding uncharacterized protein gives MIGPDLSIVDWNTRGLNDQGRKDTVHAFLANTRCHIACIQETKLDHVDQQTASYISGHSLRSLAHRPAIGTKGDILLLWNEDHVEVSNVHLGTYLISASISIRACGTSFKLTTVYGPTDHAEKEAFLSEAIAAKPSDDSKWLIIGDFNLIYQAEDKNNNNLDFRLMGLFRRALTNCQLKELKLQNRRFTWSNERETPTLVRLDRAFCNAAWDLMFENHVLHALSSSLSDHCPLLISNQSGPRKPPVFRFESFWTKMPGFKEVV, from the coding sequence ATGATCGGACCTGATCTCTCCATCGTTGACTGGAATACCCGCGGGCTAAACGACCAAGGTCGCAAAGACACCGTCCACGCCTTCCTCGCCAATACTCGCTGTCATATCGCTTGCATCCAAGAGACCAAGCTCGACCACGTCGATCAACAAACGGCTTCTTATATCAGTGGTCATAGTCTTCGCTCCTTGGCTCACCGTCCGGCCATCGGCACCAAGGGCGACATCCTCTTACTCTGGAACGAGGATCATGTGGAGGTCTCCAACGTTCACCTCGGCACTTACTTGATCTCGGCTAGCATCTCCATTCGCGCATGTGGTACCTCCTTCAAGCTCACTACGGTCTACGGCCCTACAGATCACGCCGAGAAAGAAGCCTTTCTCTCAGAAGCTATCGCTGCCAAGCCTTCTGATGACTCAAAATGGCTCATCATTGGGGATTTCAACCTTATCTACCAAGCGGAGGATAAGAACAACAACAACCTGGACTTCCGCCTGATGGGTCTCTTCAGAAGAGCCCTCACCAACTGTCAGCTTAAGGAGCTGAAGCTGCAGAACCGGAGGTTTACTTGGAGCAATGAAAGGGAGACCCCTACTCTTGTGCGTCTGGATCGGGCTTTCTGCAATGCTGCTTGGGACCTCATGTTCGAGAATCATGTGCTACATGCCCTGTCCTCATCCCTCTCGGACCACTGCCCCCTCCTCATTTCCAACCAGAGTGGCCCGCGAAAACCGCCTGTCTTTCGCTTCGAGTCCTTCTGGACCAAAATGCCGGGGTTCAAGGAGGTGGTCTAA